Proteins encoded together in one Candidatus Xianfuyuplasma coldseepsis window:
- a CDS encoding 3-oxoacid CoA-transferase subunit B — translation MDKMAVKNFIARRVARELHDGDVVNLGIGLPTLVGNFVPDDVEIFLQSENGLIGLGPKPDDNAIDKDITNAGGQPVTLLPGGMYFDSATSFGIIRGGHVDVTVLGSLQVDETGSLANWIIPGKMVPGMGGAMDLVTGAKKVIIAMTHTNKGKPKILKRCTLPLTAKNQVDLIITEMGVFDVREDGLHLIEYNPEFSIDEIVEATEATLIINHPKPMEMEV, via the coding sequence ATGGATAAAATGGCTGTAAAAAACTTTATCGCACGACGTGTTGCCCGTGAATTACATGATGGTGATGTCGTAAATTTAGGTATTGGATTACCAACACTCGTCGGTAATTTTGTTCCAGATGATGTAGAGATATTTTTACAAAGTGAAAACGGATTAATCGGACTTGGACCAAAGCCGGACGATAATGCGATCGATAAAGATATAACTAATGCAGGTGGTCAACCGGTAACACTACTCCCTGGAGGAATGTACTTTGATAGTGCGACATCATTCGGTATCATTCGTGGTGGCCACGTTGATGTCACAGTATTAGGTAGTCTACAAGTTGATGAAACAGGTAGCTTAGCCAATTGGATTATTCCTGGAAAGATGGTGCCTGGTATGGGTGGTGCAATGGATTTAGTGACGGGTGCGAAAAAAGTCATTATTGCAATGACTCATACAAACAAAGGAAAACCAAAGATCTTAAAACGCTGTACGTTGCCGTTAACTGCTAAAAACCAAGTTGATTTAATTATTACAGAGATGGGTGTTTTTGACGTTAGAGAAGACGGACTACACCTGATTGAGTATAATCCTGAGTTTTCGATTGATGAGATTGTTGAAGCGACTGAAGCAACGCTAATCATCAATCATCCAAAACCAATGGAGATGGAGGTATAA
- a CDS encoding hotdog domain-containing protein, protein MEKAFIRMRLSAHHAHYGGNLVDGAFVMQLFGDVATELLIRNDGDEGLFRAYDNVEFLAPLYAGDYIEVEGEITKIGTTSRAMSFTAYKVIQALPDISESAAEVLHERVFVAKATGTCIVPKDKQRYHG, encoded by the coding sequence ATGGAAAAAGCATTTATTCGAATGAGACTTAGTGCGCATCATGCGCACTATGGAGGTAATCTTGTTGATGGTGCATTTGTAATGCAATTATTTGGTGATGTCGCTACGGAGTTGTTGATTCGTAATGATGGTGATGAAGGCTTGTTCAGAGCGTACGACAATGTTGAGTTTTTGGCTCCCTTATACGCTGGAGATTATATCGAAGTTGAGGGTGAAATTACGAAAATAGGAACAACATCTAGAGCGATGTCGTTCACTGCCTACAAAGTTATACAAGCTCTTCCTGATATTAGTGAATCAGCTGCAGAAGTATTACATGAACGAGTATTTGTAGCTAAAGCAACAGGAACTTGCATTGTACCGAAAGATAAACAGCGCTATCATGGATAA
- a CDS encoding MaoC family dehydratase: MTYKTIDQIAIGDHAEQTVLIEASKIEVFGEITNDVNPVHFNEEYAQKTIFKHRIAHGMYIGSLFSKVFGMQLPGEGTIYISQSLRFKRPVYIDDTITAKVIVTDKNEERNRVFFDCVATNQHGEVVITGTAEMMPPNKEMDQ; the protein is encoded by the coding sequence ATGACATACAAAACAATTGATCAAATTGCCATTGGTGATCACGCAGAACAGACGGTGTTAATCGAAGCGAGTAAGATTGAGGTCTTTGGTGAAATCACCAATGATGTAAATCCTGTGCATTTTAACGAGGAGTATGCACAAAAGACGATATTTAAACACCGTATTGCCCATGGTATGTATATTGGATCGCTATTTAGCAAAGTGTTCGGTATGCAACTACCGGGAGAAGGTACGATTTATATCAGCCAAAGTTTACGATTTAAACGACCGGTATATATTGATGATACAATCACTGCTAAAGTCATTGTCACGGATAAGAACGAAGAGCGAAATCGTGTATTCTTTGATTGTGTTGCCACAAACCAACACGGTGAGGTAGTTATTACAGGTACTGCGGAAATGATGCCACCGAACAAGGAGATGGATCAATGA
- the ablA gene encoding lysine 2,3-aminomutase gives MAVKLYTKHLARRQQYFPHVTDAEWNDWHWQVRNRITSVEELEQYFPLDKKEKDVIASVLGQFRMAITPYYLTLINPDNKKDPVRLQAVPAVDEMYVGLHDLDDPLHEDGDMVVPGLTHRYPDRVLFLITDMCSMYCRHCTRRRFAGQQDSGSKMDYVDKALEYIRNHPEVNDVLLSGGDAFLVSDARLEYIISELRKIEHVGVIRIGSRTPVVMPQRITQELVDMLQKYHPIWVNTHFNHSKELTPDVQAALARMANAGIPLGNQSVLLKGVNDCVNIMKKLVKRLIQLRVRPYYIYQCDLSKGIAHFRTPVTKGIEIIEGLRGHISGIAVPTFVVDAPGGGGKIPVMPNYIISQAPGRTILRNYEGMITTYYGPTHYDNECECEDCVAAREGVFDPELTSTIRLDQYNVHRKRKNNH, from the coding sequence ATGGCTGTTAAACTATATACGAAACATCTTGCTCGTCGTCAACAATACTTTCCCCATGTTACAGATGCAGAGTGGAATGACTGGCACTGGCAGGTACGTAATCGAATCACTAGTGTTGAAGAGTTGGAGCAGTATTTTCCATTAGATAAAAAGGAAAAAGACGTTATTGCCAGTGTTTTAGGACAGTTTCGCATGGCAATTACACCCTATTACCTAACATTAATCAACCCGGATAACAAAAAAGATCCCGTACGCTTACAAGCAGTACCTGCAGTAGATGAAATGTACGTTGGACTTCATGATTTGGATGATCCCCTTCATGAAGATGGGGATATGGTTGTTCCTGGATTGACACATCGCTATCCTGATCGCGTATTATTCTTGATTACGGATATGTGTAGTATGTACTGTCGTCATTGTACCAGACGTCGATTTGCTGGCCAACAAGATTCTGGATCAAAGATGGATTATGTTGACAAAGCATTGGAATACATCCGCAATCATCCCGAAGTAAATGATGTGCTACTAAGTGGTGGAGATGCTTTTTTGGTCAGTGATGCTCGTCTAGAATACATCATCAGCGAGTTACGTAAAATTGAACATGTAGGCGTTATTCGAATTGGTAGTAGAACACCAGTTGTAATGCCCCAACGAATTACTCAGGAACTCGTTGATATGCTACAAAAGTATCACCCGATTTGGGTAAATACGCACTTTAATCACTCCAAAGAGTTGACACCGGATGTTCAAGCAGCGTTAGCACGGATGGCAAACGCTGGGATTCCTTTAGGCAATCAATCGGTATTACTTAAAGGTGTGAATGATTGTGTGAATATAATGAAGAAACTTGTCAAACGGTTAATCCAGTTACGCGTACGGCCATACTATATCTATCAATGTGATTTATCGAAAGGAATTGCTCACTTTAGAACTCCAGTTACAAAAGGTATTGAAATCATAGAAGGTTTACGAGGACATATAAGTGGAATTGCAGTTCCAACATTTGTTGTAGATGCACCCGGTGGTGGTGGAAAAATCCCAGTAATGCCGAACTATATTATCTCACAAGCTCCTGGGAGAACGATTCTGCGTAATTATGAAGGTATGATTACAACCTATTATGGCCCTACACATTACGATAATGAATGTGAGTGCGAAGACTGTGTCGCCGCTCGAGAAGGTGTGTTTGATCCGGAATTAACATCGACAATCCGGTTAGATCAATATAATGTTCATCGAAAGCGAAAAAACAATCATTAA
- a CDS encoding CoA transferase subunit A yields the protein MKKKIPLEQLNNHVFDGMSIMVGGFMAVGTPEGLIDELVRINVKDLTIICNDAGFVDRGVGKLIANGQVSHLIASHIGLNPMAGQLMSSGEMKVTLVPQGTLAEQIRAGGAGLGGILTPTGIGTVVEEGKQVLSQGGKQYILEPALTADLSLIDGYEVDTYGNVTYTKTSRNFNPLMATASKVVICQARKIVDSINPDHVLTPHIFVDYVIQEVQHG from the coding sequence ATGAAAAAGAAAATACCACTGGAACAATTAAACAATCATGTGTTTGATGGAATGTCGATTATGGTTGGTGGATTCATGGCAGTTGGCACACCAGAAGGATTGATTGATGAACTGGTTCGAATCAACGTAAAAGACTTGACAATTATATGCAATGATGCCGGATTTGTTGATCGTGGTGTGGGTAAGTTAATCGCAAATGGTCAAGTGTCTCATTTAATCGCATCTCACATTGGGCTAAATCCAATGGCAGGACAGTTGATGAGTTCAGGAGAAATGAAGGTAACCTTGGTACCTCAAGGAACTTTGGCAGAACAAATTCGAGCAGGCGGTGCTGGTTTGGGTGGGATATTAACTCCAACTGGGATTGGTACCGTTGTCGAAGAGGGGAAACAAGTTCTCTCTCAAGGGGGCAAACAGTACATTTTGGAACCTGCATTAACGGCTGACCTATCCCTGATTGATGGGTATGAAGTGGATACTTATGGGAATGTCACATATACAAAGACATCCCGCAATTTTAACCCATTAATGGCAACTGCGTCAAAGGTGGTTATCTGTCAAGCGCGCAAAATCGTTGACTCGATTAACCCTGATCATGTATTGACCCCCCATATTTTTGTTGATTATGTTATTCAGGAGGTGCAACATGGATAA
- a CDS encoding glycoside hydrolase family 2 protein — translation MGKELIHTTFLNDHWTYVPSFEESFVSQFPEGEMVHIPHTNTVLPLNNFSEKEYQFISAYHNQFTLSKKRQKRYILHFEGVMNSCDVYVNKTHVCTHQGGYTAFHVDVTAQLKSGENEIVVRVDSRESNNIPPYGNVVDFLTYGGIYREVYLEEQPQNYIEYALIDVVDDQLQVRLLLDVKQAKDTVFAFNIYKDKQLVYFFEREYNLQKNDIIVKEKVYLDEWSLEEPHLYELEIVVEEEVVYRSTFANRTAVFATNGFSLNNTPIKLVGLNRHQAYPYVGYAMPSTEQKRDAEMLKERLGVNIVRSSHYPPSRHFLDRCDELGLLVFCEIPGWQYIGDDQWKQQVEQDVRDMILHHYNHPSIIIWGVRINESGDDHELYTTTNQIAKELDPYRATGGVRNFAKSEFLEDVYTYNDFVHHGDNQGLEQPHKITKKSHPYLVTEYNGHMFPTKSFDDEAHRIEHVKRHLTVQEANFSNVHISGAIGWCMNDYNTHKDFGSGDRVCYHGVMDMFRIEKDAAYVYASIGRKEPFMHITSALHIGDREASEIKEVMILTNLDLIKFYINDEYIGEYTPSHEYKALPHPPIIIDDFIGQLIHEHESFSAKDADTIKSILLYIMKHGFRLPLRKKLQMAWVMYKYKLSYAQAAKLYETYVGKWGLESLTYRFDGYNDQLLVVSKTVGTSHEEILDVTVDNSTITESSTYETSRIVVRHMDHHGTIKRYSNEVLQLSTNGPIEIIGPKLVPLTGGVLAIYVKSMLQKGEGTLHISSARFKTKSVNITII, via the coding sequence ATGGGTAAAGAGTTGATTCATACAACGTTTCTGAACGATCATTGGACGTATGTACCATCGTTTGAGGAGTCCTTCGTGTCTCAATTTCCCGAGGGCGAAATGGTTCATATTCCTCATACGAATACGGTTTTACCGCTCAATAATTTTAGTGAAAAAGAATATCAATTCATCAGTGCCTATCACAACCAGTTCACCCTATCAAAAAAACGACAAAAACGCTATATCTTACATTTTGAAGGGGTGATGAATAGTTGTGATGTCTATGTGAATAAGACGCATGTCTGTACCCATCAAGGTGGTTACACCGCATTTCATGTTGATGTGACAGCACAATTGAAGAGTGGTGAGAATGAGATCGTAGTTCGTGTCGATAGCCGTGAAAGCAATAATATACCACCCTATGGGAATGTTGTAGACTTTTTAACGTACGGTGGTATTTACCGTGAAGTGTATCTAGAAGAACAACCACAAAACTACATTGAATATGCGTTAATTGACGTCGTCGACGATCAGCTTCAAGTACGGTTGTTACTCGATGTGAAACAAGCGAAAGACACGGTATTTGCATTTAATATTTACAAAGACAAACAGCTTGTTTATTTCTTTGAACGGGAATACAATCTGCAAAAAAACGATATTATCGTCAAGGAAAAGGTCTATCTCGACGAATGGAGTCTGGAAGAACCACACCTTTACGAGTTGGAAATTGTTGTTGAAGAAGAGGTCGTTTATCGCAGCACGTTTGCGAACCGTACAGCTGTTTTTGCAACGAATGGATTTTCATTAAACAATACACCAATCAAACTTGTTGGTTTAAACCGTCATCAAGCGTATCCGTATGTCGGATATGCGATGCCATCGACGGAGCAAAAGCGTGATGCAGAAATGTTGAAGGAGCGTCTCGGTGTGAATATTGTCCGCAGTAGTCACTATCCACCAAGTCGCCACTTTCTAGACCGCTGTGATGAACTGGGATTACTTGTTTTCTGTGAGATTCCCGGGTGGCAATACATTGGCGATGACCAATGGAAACAACAAGTAGAACAAGATGTACGCGATATGATACTCCATCATTACAATCATCCTTCCATTATCATTTGGGGGGTTCGAATCAATGAATCCGGTGATGATCATGAGTTGTATACAACGACCAATCAAATAGCCAAAGAACTCGATCCCTATCGAGCAACGGGAGGTGTGCGCAATTTCGCTAAGAGTGAGTTCTTAGAAGACGTGTATACCTACAATGATTTCGTACACCATGGGGATAATCAAGGTCTTGAACAACCGCATAAAATTACGAAGAAATCCCACCCGTATTTGGTCACCGAATACAACGGTCATATGTTCCCAACAAAATCCTTTGATGATGAAGCACATCGGATTGAACACGTAAAACGCCATTTAACTGTGCAAGAGGCAAACTTTTCAAATGTTCATATTTCAGGAGCGATTGGCTGGTGTATGAACGATTACAATACGCATAAGGATTTTGGTAGCGGTGATCGTGTTTGTTACCACGGTGTTATGGACATGTTCCGTATTGAAAAAGATGCGGCCTATGTGTACGCGAGTATCGGACGTAAGGAACCGTTTATGCACATCACATCTGCCCTACATATCGGCGATCGTGAAGCCAGTGAAATCAAAGAGGTGATGATTCTTACAAATCTCGATCTCATCAAGTTCTATATCAATGATGAATATATTGGTGAATACACACCATCTCATGAGTATAAAGCCCTACCTCATCCACCCATTATTATTGATGACTTCATTGGACAATTGATTCACGAACACGAGTCGTTCTCCGCAAAAGATGCGGATACGATTAAATCCATCTTACTCTACATTATGAAACATGGTTTTCGTTTACCACTACGAAAGAAATTACAAATGGCTTGGGTTATGTACAAATACAAACTCAGCTATGCGCAGGCAGCGAAACTGTATGAAACGTATGTTGGAAAATGGGGCTTGGAATCATTAACTTATCGATTCGATGGCTATAACGATCAGTTACTTGTCGTTTCAAAAACCGTGGGTACTTCACATGAAGAAATACTTGATGTGACCGTCGATAATTCAACCATTACCGAATCCTCGACGTACGAAACGTCACGAATTGTGGTTCGACACATGGATCATCACGGTACAATCAAGCGCTATAGTAACGAAGTTCTCCAATTGTCGACCAACGGTCCTATTGAAATCATAGGTCCAAAGCTCGTCCCTTTAACAGGCGGTGTCCTTGCGATATACGTTAAATCGATGTTGCAAAAAGGGGAAGGAACTCTCCATATTTCATCCGCTCGTTTTAAAACGAAGTCTGTGAACATTACAATTATCTAA
- a CDS encoding L-erythro-3,5-diaminohexanoate dehydrogenase produces MTPCKYGTHRVIEPLGVLPQAALKINNEMRIQDNELLIDVITLNIDSASFTQIKQACDNDLERMKTMIEEIVHQRGKMQNPVTGSGGMLIGKVKKIGKDFPNQELDIGQTIATLVSLSLTPLKIETIHSISIENDQVHITGEAILFESGIYAVIPENMDQHLVLAALDVAGAPAQVDKLVKNGDTVLIVGAAGKSGVLCAYQAKQKVGPTGRVIGLVNEESQIALLQELGLCDAIILADATKAMEVYHKVQDIVPELCDVTINVVNVPNTEMSCVLSTKDTGIVYFFSMATSFTKAALGAEGIGSDVTMIIGNGYTKGHAELTLDLIQHAPKIKALFERLYT; encoded by the coding sequence ATGACACCATGTAAATATGGAACACATCGTGTGATTGAACCCCTCGGCGTGTTGCCACAAGCAGCACTGAAAATCAATAATGAGATGAGGATTCAGGATAATGAGTTATTGATTGATGTGATTACTTTGAATATCGATAGCGCGTCGTTTACTCAGATAAAACAAGCATGTGATAATGATTTAGAGCGGATGAAAACGATGATTGAAGAAATTGTTCATCAACGAGGTAAAATGCAGAATCCGGTCACTGGTAGTGGTGGGATGTTGATTGGCAAAGTTAAGAAGATTGGAAAGGATTTTCCTAATCAAGAATTAGATATTGGTCAAACGATTGCTACCCTTGTGTCCTTATCGCTTACACCGCTCAAAATCGAAACTATCCACTCCATTAGTATCGAGAATGATCAAGTTCATATTACAGGAGAAGCGATTTTGTTTGAGTCTGGAATTTATGCAGTTATACCAGAAAATATGGATCAGCATCTTGTGTTAGCAGCTCTTGATGTAGCTGGGGCTCCGGCACAAGTAGATAAGCTTGTTAAAAATGGCGATACCGTATTAATTGTGGGTGCTGCAGGAAAATCTGGTGTGCTTTGTGCATATCAAGCGAAACAAAAAGTCGGTCCAACTGGTCGTGTTATCGGATTGGTTAATGAGGAATCTCAAATAGCTTTACTTCAAGAACTTGGGTTGTGTGATGCCATAATTCTTGCAGATGCAACAAAAGCGATGGAGGTATATCACAAGGTCCAAGATATTGTACCTGAACTATGCGATGTTACCATTAATGTAGTGAATGTGCCTAATACGGAAATGAGTTGTGTATTAAGTACGAAAGACACTGGCATTGTCTATTTCTTTAGTATGGCAACATCATTTACCAAAGCTGCACTTGGTGCTGAAGGTATTGGTAGTGATGTAACGATGATTATTGGAAATGGATATACCAAGGGTCACGCAGAACTAACATTGGACTTAATTCAACATGCTCCAAAAATAAAAGCGTTGTTTGAACGCTTGTATACCTAG
- a CDS encoding lysine 5,6-aminomutase subunit alpha: protein MNLLYLDEEKINKARNYALQVALDTQKFIDQHTTVSVERTVCRLLGVDGVNDLGVPYPNIIVDQVLQAGKLDRGVARYIAGALFHTNYDISELGELISNDKIDITKYPDINEKQVYSTLQMFIDSILIKIKENASSRTSFMLKYPQKEGPLLYVIVATGNIYEDVVQAKAAAKAGADIIAVIRSTGQSLLDFVPYGPTTEGFGGTYATQENFRIMREALDEIGEELNRYIMLVNYASGLCMPEIAAMGAIERLDMMLNDSLYGILFRDINEQRTFVDQYFSRVINAYSGIIINTGEDNYLTTSDAVTEAHTVLASQFINEQFAKLAYMKEEQMGLGHAFEIDPNVENGFLYELAQAEMAREIFPKAPLKYMPPTKYMTGNIFKGHVQNTLFNIVTKVTNQRIHLLGMLTEAVHTPFMSDRYLAIENASYINTTMKDIRNEIQFRKDGIIVQRAHQVLDDATNLLQKIANIGIFETIEQGIFAGIKREKTGGKGLDGVVKKHESYVNPVLDAMIQELREGSV, encoded by the coding sequence ATGAATCTACTATATTTAGATGAAGAAAAAATAAATAAAGCCCGCAACTACGCGCTACAAGTAGCTTTAGATACGCAAAAGTTTATTGATCAACACACAACTGTATCTGTAGAACGGACAGTTTGTCGATTATTGGGTGTTGATGGAGTAAATGATTTGGGTGTACCATATCCAAACATCATTGTTGATCAAGTCTTACAGGCTGGAAAACTTGATCGAGGGGTAGCTCGGTATATTGCCGGGGCACTTTTCCACACAAATTATGATATTTCTGAGCTTGGTGAATTAATTTCGAATGATAAGATTGATATTACAAAATATCCTGATATTAATGAAAAACAAGTATACAGTACATTACAGATGTTTATTGATAGTATACTTATTAAGATTAAAGAAAATGCTTCTAGTAGAACTTCATTTATGTTGAAATATCCACAAAAGGAAGGACCATTGCTATACGTAATCGTTGCAACTGGTAATATTTATGAGGACGTTGTGCAAGCAAAAGCTGCTGCCAAAGCAGGAGCAGACATTATTGCTGTAATACGCTCAACTGGTCAAAGTTTACTGGATTTTGTTCCTTACGGTCCTACCACAGAAGGATTTGGGGGTACTTACGCTACTCAGGAAAACTTCCGTATCATGCGAGAAGCATTGGATGAAATTGGTGAGGAACTAAATCGTTACATCATGCTTGTAAATTATGCTTCCGGATTATGTATGCCAGAAATCGCTGCGATGGGAGCTATTGAACGACTTGATATGATGTTGAATGATTCATTGTATGGAATCTTGTTTCGTGATATTAATGAGCAACGGACGTTTGTTGATCAGTATTTTTCCCGTGTTATTAATGCCTATTCTGGAATTATCATTAATACTGGAGAAGACAACTATTTAACAACGAGTGATGCAGTTACGGAAGCACATACGGTTTTAGCTTCCCAATTTATTAATGAGCAATTTGCCAAACTTGCTTACATGAAAGAAGAACAAATGGGTTTAGGGCACGCGTTCGAAATTGATCCAAATGTTGAGAACGGCTTCCTATATGAATTAGCCCAAGCTGAAATGGCTCGTGAGATTTTCCCAAAAGCGCCATTAAAATATATGCCACCAACAAAATATATGACTGGGAATATATTCAAAGGACATGTGCAAAACACCTTATTTAATATAGTGACAAAAGTAACAAATCAGCGAATCCATTTACTGGGTATGTTAACGGAGGCTGTTCATACACCGTTTATGAGTGATCGATACTTAGCAATTGAAAACGCCTCTTATATCAATACTACGATGAAAGACATCCGCAATGAAATTCAATTTCGTAAAGATGGTATTATTGTGCAACGAGCACACCAAGTTCTTGATGATGCAACGAACTTGCTTCAGAAAATCGCGAATATCGGGATCTTTGAAACAATTGAACAAGGAATTTTCGCGGGTATTAAACGCGAAAAAACAGGTGGTAAAGGCTTGGATGGAGTTGTAAAAAAACATGAATCGTATGTAAATCCTGTACTTGATGCAATGATACAAGAACTACGGGAGGGATCCGTATGA
- a CDS encoding 3-keto-5-aminohexanoate cleavage protein: MDKLIITCAICGAEVTKEQNPMVPYTIDELVREAKSAYDQGASIIHLHVRDDDGTPTQSKDRFLEAIEAIKKACPDVIIQPSTGGAVGMSRDERLQPTELYPEMCTLDCGSVNFGGDEVFINTEADIIYFSEKIYEKNIFPELECFGKSHIDQVLRLHQKGHLKKPLHFSFVLGVPGGQTGMERDFHFLRESIPEDATFSVAGIGRYEFPLAKLAIKHGGHVRVGLEDNLYISKGILAQGNGELVQQIVAIAKEYNRDIASPNEARQILGIKEKHHDTM, from the coding sequence ATGGATAAATTAATTATTACCTGTGCAATTTGTGGAGCCGAGGTTACTAAAGAACAGAATCCTATGGTTCCTTATACAATTGATGAGTTAGTACGTGAGGCGAAATCTGCATATGATCAGGGAGCGAGTATCATCCATCTTCATGTACGTGACGATGATGGCACACCTACGCAATCAAAGGATCGCTTTCTTGAAGCAATTGAAGCGATAAAAAAAGCATGTCCAGATGTTATTATTCAACCCTCAACAGGCGGAGCAGTAGGGATGTCTAGAGACGAACGCTTACAACCGACGGAGTTGTATCCCGAAATGTGTACGCTAGATTGTGGAAGTGTAAACTTTGGTGGTGATGAAGTATTCATCAATACCGAAGCTGACATCATTTATTTCAGTGAAAAAATTTATGAAAAGAATATTTTTCCTGAATTGGAATGTTTCGGTAAATCCCATATTGACCAGGTGCTGAGATTGCATCAAAAAGGGCACCTTAAAAAGCCCCTCCATTTTAGTTTTGTTCTCGGTGTTCCTGGAGGACAAACAGGAATGGAACGAGATTTTCATTTCTTACGAGAGTCGATTCCTGAAGATGCGACATTTAGTGTTGCTGGAATCGGACGATATGAGTTTCCTCTTGCAAAACTAGCGATCAAACACGGAGGACATGTACGGGTTGGATTGGAAGATAACTTATATATATCAAAGGGTATATTAGCACAAGGGAATGGTGAATTAGTACAACAGATTGTTGCTATAGCCAAGGAATACAACCGAGATATTGCATCACCAAATGAAGCACGACAAATACTTGGAATAAAGGAGAAACATCATGACACCATGTAA